One genomic window of Pelomicrobium methylotrophicum includes the following:
- the ppc gene encoding phosphoenolpyruvate carboxylase encodes MNTPLAEGAVDKDLPLREDIRLLGRILGDTLRAQEGEAAFELIESIRKTAIRFRREDDPEARRDLEAILNGLSHRETIVVVRAFGFFSQLANIAEDQHHNRRRRAHAMAGSPHQDGSVARAVERLKEAGVPAERVTAFFERALVAPVLTAHPTEVQRQSILNRQLDIARLLAERSREALTPEELAENEEALRRAVLTLWQTRLLRLTRLNVEDEIENSLAYYRHTFLEQVPRLYAELEDLLSQHYGREEDAPLPPFFRIGSWIGGDRDGNPFVTARMLEHALRSQNALAMDFLLGETHRLGAELSMSTRLTGATPELERLAEASPDRAVGRSDELYRRALIGIYARLAATAKAFGHVVLERHPVGDAPPYNSANELVADLDVLDESLRRNGSRLIARGRLRRLRCAARVFGFHLAPVDLRQHSGMHQQVVAELFERAGTADYLALSETQRRALLLAELASPRPLTSPFLDYSETTREELAVLRTAAEIRRRFGPDAVPTYIVSKTDDVSDLLEVALLLKEVGLLAPGPAPRSEMNLVPLFETIADLRRCPSIMETLFSLPWYRALLVSRGEVQEVMLGYSDSNKDGGFLTSNWELYKAQVALVEVFRRHGVALRLFHGRGGTVGRGGGPSYQAIKAQPPGAVTGQIRITEQGEVIGSKYSDPHIGRRNLETLIAATLEATLLADGHATDRAPEYHEAMEEISEAAYRAYRSLVYETPGFEEFFRAATPIRELSELNIGSRPASRSRSDRIEDLRAIPWVFSWSLARMLLPGWYGFGSAVEAYLARHGEPGLERLQAMYREWAFFSTLLSNMDQVLAKSDMAIASRYAGLVQDAKLREHVFGRIRSEWQKTLSYLFAVTGHRELLEDNPALARSLRNRAPYIDPLNHLQVELLRRHRAGDADPTVKRAIHITINGVASALRNSG; translated from the coding sequence ATGAACACGCCCCTTGCGGAAGGAGCGGTGGACAAGGACCTGCCGCTCCGCGAAGACATCCGCCTGCTCGGGCGCATCCTGGGGGACACGCTGCGCGCCCAGGAGGGGGAAGCGGCGTTCGAGCTGATCGAATCGATCCGCAAGACGGCCATCCGCTTCCGCCGGGAGGACGACCCCGAAGCGCGCCGGGACCTGGAGGCCATCCTCAACGGGCTGTCCCACCGGGAAACCATCGTGGTGGTGCGCGCCTTCGGGTTTTTTAGCCAGCTGGCCAATATCGCGGAAGACCAGCACCACAACCGGCGCCGCCGGGCCCACGCGATGGCAGGCTCCCCCCACCAGGACGGCAGCGTCGCCCGGGCCGTGGAGCGGCTTAAGGAGGCAGGCGTACCGGCCGAGCGAGTGACGGCGTTTTTCGAACGGGCCCTTGTCGCGCCGGTGCTGACGGCCCATCCCACCGAGGTGCAACGGCAAAGCATCCTGAACCGCCAGCTCGATATCGCCCGCCTGCTCGCCGAGCGCTCGCGGGAGGCGCTCACGCCCGAGGAGCTCGCGGAAAACGAGGAAGCGCTGCGGCGGGCGGTGCTGACGCTGTGGCAGACGCGGCTGCTGCGGCTCACTCGGCTCAACGTCGAGGATGAGATCGAGAACAGCCTCGCCTACTACCGGCACACGTTTCTCGAGCAGGTGCCGCGCCTCTACGCGGAGCTGGAAGACCTGCTCAGCCAACATTACGGACGCGAGGAAGACGCGCCGCTGCCGCCCTTTTTCCGCATCGGAAGCTGGATCGGAGGCGACCGGGACGGCAATCCCTTCGTGACCGCCCGGATGCTGGAGCATGCGCTCCGCAGCCAAAACGCGTTGGCGATGGATTTCCTGCTGGGTGAAACCCACCGTCTGGGAGCGGAGCTTTCCATGTCCACGCGGCTTACGGGGGCGACGCCTGAGCTCGAGCGCCTGGCCGAGGCATCCCCCGACCGGGCCGTGGGGCGCTCCGACGAGCTCTACCGGCGGGCCCTGATTGGCATCTACGCCCGGCTTGCCGCCACCGCCAAGGCCTTCGGCCATGTGGTGCTGGAGCGCCACCCCGTAGGGGACGCCCCACCGTACAATTCGGCGAACGAGCTGGTGGCCGATCTCGACGTGCTGGACGAGTCGCTGCGCCGCAACGGCTCCCGGCTCATCGCCCGCGGACGACTGCGCCGGCTGCGCTGCGCCGCGCGGGTGTTCGGCTTCCATCTGGCGCCCGTTGATCTGCGCCAGCACAGCGGCATGCATCAGCAGGTGGTGGCCGAGCTCTTCGAGCGGGCGGGCACGGCGGACTACTTGGCCCTGAGCGAGACGCAGCGGCGGGCGCTGTTGCTCGCGGAGCTCGCGAGCCCGCGTCCCCTCACCTCCCCCTTCCTCGACTACAGCGAGACGACCCGGGAAGAGCTGGCGGTGCTGCGCACCGCGGCGGAGATTCGGCGCCGCTTCGGCCCCGACGCCGTGCCCACCTATATCGTCTCGAAAACCGACGACGTGAGCGACCTGCTGGAAGTGGCCTTGCTGCTCAAAGAGGTGGGGCTGCTCGCGCCGGGCCCCGCGCCGCGCTCCGAAATGAACTTGGTGCCGCTGTTCGAGACCATCGCCGACCTGCGGCGCTGTCCCTCGATCATGGAAACGCTGTTCTCGCTCCCTTGGTATCGGGCGCTGCTCGTGAGCCGCGGGGAGGTGCAGGAGGTGATGCTGGGCTACTCCGACAGCAACAAAGACGGCGGCTTCCTGACCTCCAACTGGGAGCTGTACAAGGCCCAGGTGGCGCTGGTGGAAGTCTTCAGGCGCCACGGCGTGGCCTTAAGGCTGTTCCACGGCCGCGGCGGCACCGTAGGCCGGGGCGGAGGCCCCAGCTACCAGGCTATCAAGGCCCAGCCGCCGGGGGCGGTGACCGGCCAGATCCGCATCACGGAACAGGGCGAGGTGATCGGGTCCAAGTATTCCGACCCCCACATCGGGCGGCGCAATCTGGAGACCCTGATCGCCGCCACGCTGGAGGCGACGCTCCTTGCCGATGGCCATGCCACCGACCGAGCGCCGGAATATCACGAAGCGATGGAGGAAATCTCCGAGGCCGCGTACCGCGCCTACCGGAGCCTCGTCTACGAGACGCCGGGATTCGAGGAGTTCTTCCGCGCCGCCACGCCGATCCGGGAGCTGTCGGAGCTCAACATCGGCAGCCGGCCGGCCTCGCGCAGCCGCTCGGATCGCATCGAGGACCTACGCGCGATTCCATGGGTGTTCAGTTGGAGCCTGGCGCGGATGCTGCTGCCCGGCTGGTACGGGTTCGGCAGCGCCGTGGAGGCTTACCTGGCGCGCCACGGCGAGCCTGGGCTCGAGCGGCTGCAGGCCATGTATCGCGAGTGGGCTTTCTTCAGCACGCTGCTCTCCAACATGGACCAGGTGCTGGCCAAGTCCGACATGGCCATCGCTTCCCGCTACGCTGGCCTCGTGCAAGACGCGAAGCTGCGCGAGCATGTGTTCGGGCGCATCCGCAGCGAGTGGCAGAAGACGCTTTCGTACCTGTTCGCCGTCACCGGTCACCGGGAACTCCTGGAAGACAATCCGGCGCTCGCCCGCAGCCTGCGCAACCGGGCTCCCTACATCGATCCCCTGAACCACCTGCAGGTGGAGCTGCTGCGGCGGCACCGGGCGGGCGACGCCGATCCGACGGTCAAGCGCGCGATCCACATCACCATCAACGGCGTGGCCTCGGCACTGCGCAACAGCGGGTGA
- the hemC gene encoding hydroxymethylbilane synthase — translation MDSDRGPRPESPVLDRIVVATRESALALWQARHVVDRLRALYPWMELVIHGMTTQGDRILETPLALIGGKGLFVKELEVALARGEADIAVHSMKDVPMTLPEGFEIAAITEREDPRDAFVSNAYASLAELPAGAVVGTSSLRRQSQIKARFPHLEVRTLRGNVHTRLRKLDEGQYDAVILAAAGLKRLGLAARITALLTPEQSLPAAGQGALGIECRAGRPELAQLLAPLNHAETAACVRAERAMSRALAGSCHVPLGSYAQLADGRLKLRGFVASPDGSSLVEAEETGDPAAPEALGLAVAASLRARGAGQILAALDA, via the coding sequence TTGGACTCCGACCGCGGACCCCGTCCAGAGTCGCCTGTTCTCGACCGCATCGTCGTTGCCACGCGGGAGAGCGCGCTCGCCCTGTGGCAGGCGCGTCACGTGGTCGACCGGCTCAGGGCATTATACCCGTGGATGGAACTGGTCATTCACGGCATGACCACCCAGGGCGATCGGATCCTGGAAACGCCGCTGGCCTTGATTGGCGGTAAGGGCCTGTTTGTGAAAGAGTTGGAAGTGGCGCTCGCGCGCGGCGAGGCGGACATCGCCGTGCACTCCATGAAGGACGTGCCGATGACGCTGCCGGAGGGCTTCGAGATCGCCGCCATCACCGAGCGTGAAGACCCGCGCGACGCGTTCGTCTCCAACGCTTATGCCAGCCTGGCCGAACTGCCGGCAGGGGCGGTGGTGGGCACTTCCAGCCTGCGGCGGCAGAGCCAGATCAAGGCCCGCTTTCCACACCTTGAGGTGAGGACGCTGCGCGGCAACGTCCACACGCGGCTGCGCAAGCTGGACGAGGGCCAGTACGACGCGGTGATCCTGGCGGCGGCGGGGTTGAAGCGCCTGGGCCTTGCGGCACGCATCACGGCGCTGTTGACGCCCGAGCAAAGCCTCCCTGCCGCGGGCCAGGGGGCGCTGGGCATCGAATGCCGCGCCGGCCGCCCGGAGCTCGCCCAGCTCCTGGCCCCCCTCAACCATGCCGAGACGGCGGCGTGTGTGCGCGCCGAGCGGGCCATGAGCCGGGCCCTGGCCGGCAGTTGCCATGTGCCGCTCGGAAGCTATGCGCAGCTCGCCGACGGGCGGCTCAAACTGCGCGGGTTCGTGGCGAGCCCCGACGGCTCGTCCCTGGTGGAGGCTGAAGAGACGGGCGATCCGGCGGCGCCGGAGGCGTTGGGGCTCGCAGTGGCCGCGAGCCTCCGCGCCCGCGGTGCAGGACAGATCCTAGCGGCGCTGGACGCTTGA
- a CDS encoding uroporphyrinogen-III synthase — protein sequence MPHAPWETEKPLAGLGIAVTRPVHQADELVALIRAAGGVPVLCPALEIQDVEDLGPLVALIDRLETFDLAIFISPNAVAKAMNLIRARSTRWPAGLRIAAIGKGSARELAKFGVTEVIAPAARFDSEALLELPPLKDVAGKRVIIFRGDGGRELLGDTLVARGARIEYAECYRRTRPRGGAANLLRAWARNELAAVTVTSSEALHNLFDMVGALGQQWLKKTPLFVPHERIAAAARALGIDQVIVTDPGDEGLVRGIVEWFRNKRGVVAPENKPS from the coding sequence GTGCCGCACGCCCCATGGGAAACGGAAAAACCCCTCGCCGGGCTGGGCATCGCGGTGACTCGTCCCGTCCATCAGGCGGATGAGCTGGTGGCACTCATCCGCGCTGCCGGCGGTGTGCCCGTGCTATGCCCGGCGCTGGAGATTCAAGATGTGGAGGATCTGGGGCCTCTTGTCGCCCTGATCGATCGCCTGGAGACATTCGACCTGGCCATCTTCATCAGCCCCAATGCGGTGGCGAAAGCAATGAACCTGATCCGGGCGCGGTCCACGCGTTGGCCTGCCGGTCTGCGAATCGCGGCCATCGGCAAGGGCTCGGCGCGCGAGCTGGCCAAGTTCGGCGTGACGGAAGTCATCGCTCCGGCTGCCCGGTTTGACAGCGAGGCGCTGCTGGAACTGCCGCCACTCAAGGACGTGGCCGGCAAGCGCGTGATCATCTTCCGTGGCGACGGAGGACGCGAGCTCTTGGGCGATACGCTGGTTGCCCGCGGGGCGCGCATCGAATACGCTGAATGCTACCGACGCACGCGGCCCCGCGGCGGCGCGGCGAACCTGCTGCGGGCTTGGGCACGTAACGAGCTCGCGGCGGTCACCGTCACCAGCAGCGAGGCATTGCACAACCTGTTCGACATGGTGGGCGCCCTCGGCCAGCAGTGGCTGAAGAAGACACCTCTATTCGTGCCCCATGAGCGCATCGCGGCCGCGGCCCGCGCGTTAGGCATCGACCAGGTCATCGTGACCGATCCGGGTGATGAGGGCCTCGTGCGCGGGATCGTCGAATGGTTCCGCAACAAACGGGGCGTCGTTGCCCCCGAGAACAAGCCATCATGA
- a CDS encoding uroporphyrinogen-III C-methyltransferase, protein MTDTSESRPPAESAAGAPPVQPPPSPDTKEAPPPEAAGGATSRRPWSRWYLHPAVFLALVALILTGWDAWQTRLQMDQLRHDLAIRLADADTALGESRAMAMRAEAAVRELSSKLSAVEAQLAESQSQQAALEVLYQELSRNRDETALAEVEHLIQIANQQLVLAGNVNTALVALRNAEARLVRLDRPQFASLKRAVASAIQKLEGLPYVDIEGLSGRLEALIRRVDALPLAAHARPQPQPSPPLEVSGKPWLDFLRLAWHDLKDLVRIQKMDEPALPLLAPEQSFFLRENVKLRLLSARLALLARDEATYRADLAAAEDWLKRYFDTKARGVAEAVAEVGELAQASLSVDLPDISALLEAVRNVHLGGGDGRGR, encoded by the coding sequence ATGACCGATACCAGCGAATCCAGGCCGCCGGCGGAGAGCGCAGCCGGCGCACCTCCAGTGCAACCCCCGCCGTCACCGGACACGAAAGAGGCCCCGCCGCCGGAGGCTGCCGGCGGAGCGACGTCGCGGCGGCCGTGGTCGCGGTGGTACCTGCACCCGGCCGTATTCCTTGCCCTCGTGGCCTTGATCCTGACCGGCTGGGACGCGTGGCAGACCCGCCTGCAGATGGACCAATTGCGCCACGACTTGGCAATTCGCCTCGCGGACGCCGACACGGCGCTGGGCGAGAGCCGGGCAATGGCCATGCGAGCGGAGGCCGCCGTCCGGGAGTTGTCGAGCAAGCTGTCGGCGGTGGAAGCGCAGCTGGCCGAGTCCCAGAGCCAGCAGGCAGCGCTGGAGGTGCTCTACCAGGAGCTTTCCCGCAACCGAGACGAGACGGCGCTGGCGGAAGTGGAGCACCTCATCCAGATCGCGAACCAGCAGTTGGTGCTGGCCGGCAATGTAAACACGGCGCTGGTGGCGCTGCGCAATGCAGAAGCCAGGCTCGTTCGCCTCGACCGGCCCCAGTTCGCCTCGCTCAAGAGGGCCGTCGCCTCGGCCATCCAGAAGCTCGAAGGTCTTCCCTACGTGGACATCGAAGGATTGAGCGGGCGGCTGGAAGCGCTCATCCGCCGTGTCGACGCGCTGCCGCTGGCCGCCCACGCTCGGCCGCAGCCCCAACCCTCGCCCCCGCTCGAAGTCAGCGGCAAGCCGTGGCTCGACTTCCTGCGCCTGGCGTGGCACGACCTTAAGGACCTGGTGCGGATCCAGAAAATGGATGAACCCGCGCTGCCGCTGCTTGCGCCCGAGCAAAGCTTTTTCCTGCGGGAGAACGTGAAGCTGCGGCTGCTGTCCGCCCGGCTCGCGCTGCTCGCTCGCGACGAGGCGACCTATCGCGCCGATCTCGCCGCCGCCGAGGATTGGCTCAAGCGCTACTTCGACACCAAGGCGCGTGGCGTGGCGGAAGCGGTGGCGGAGGTCGGAGAGCTCGCGCAGGCGAGCTTGAGCGTGGATTTGCCCGACATTTCCGCCCTGCTGGAGGCGGTGCGCAACGTGCACCTCGGGGGGGGCGACGGGAGGGGGCGATGA
- a CDS encoding heme biosynthesis HemY N-terminal domain-containing protein yields the protein MRGLIWLIALSALAVAVTLVARENAGYALFVVGNYRVELSLNLLVVLLVASFVGLYLLTRLVFNAFTLPRRVREYRLRRRRQKGHHLMLAALAAFFRGEYGRAEKAALKAMTLGEAPVLASVVAAHSAHRLRLRDRRDAHLSQVEAASIDERLLRDLARAEFLLAEGDTAGALELLGELRTAARRPPAGLLQLELKAHQRARRWDQVLALLREAEKRDVLDPAQADELRRLAHTENLKARSDDLAALKSYWDSLNARDQEHPLVAAAAARAFLQLKECRAAHAIIERSLSREWTPALLELYAECPEEDTARQLQQAERWLMEHPDDASLLLALGKLCAHAGLWGKAQSYLEASLSLEPSHAAYLALAEIQERLEQSEAARVAYRRSLELALARLAAPAQRTL from the coding sequence ATGAGAGGGCTCATTTGGCTGATCGCGCTGTCAGCGCTTGCGGTGGCGGTGACGCTGGTGGCGCGCGAGAACGCTGGCTATGCCCTGTTCGTGGTCGGCAACTATCGCGTGGAACTGTCGCTGAACCTGCTCGTCGTCTTGCTCGTCGCGAGCTTCGTGGGCCTGTACTTGCTGACGCGGTTGGTGTTCAACGCGTTTACGCTGCCACGGCGGGTGCGCGAGTACCGGCTGCGGCGGCGGCGCCAAAAAGGCCATCACCTGATGTTGGCGGCACTGGCCGCTTTTTTTCGAGGAGAATACGGCCGAGCGGAGAAGGCCGCCCTCAAAGCGATGACGCTGGGAGAGGCGCCTGTGCTGGCCAGCGTGGTGGCCGCCCACAGCGCCCACCGGCTGCGCCTGCGTGACAGGCGTGACGCGCACTTGAGCCAGGTGGAGGCAGCCTCCATAGACGAGCGGCTTCTGCGCGATCTGGCCCGGGCGGAATTCCTGTTGGCCGAGGGCGACACGGCTGGGGCCCTTGAGTTGCTGGGCGAGCTGCGCACGGCGGCGCGCCGCCCTCCGGCGGGCCTGCTGCAACTTGAGCTCAAGGCCCACCAGCGGGCGCGCCGCTGGGACCAAGTGCTGGCGCTATTGCGGGAGGCGGAAAAGCGCGACGTTCTGGACCCTGCCCAGGCGGACGAGCTTCGCCGCCTCGCCCACACGGAAAACCTGAAAGCCCGCAGCGACGATCTGGCGGCCCTCAAGAGCTACTGGGACAGCTTGAACGCGCGTGACCAGGAGCATCCCCTGGTGGCCGCGGCGGCGGCGCGGGCGTTCCTGCAGCTTAAGGAGTGCCGCGCGGCCCACGCCATTATCGAGCGCAGCCTGAGCCGCGAATGGACCCCGGCGCTGCTGGAGCTCTACGCGGAGTGCCCGGAAGAGGATACCGCGCGCCAGTTGCAGCAGGCCGAGCGCTGGCTCATGGAACATCCCGACGATGCCAGCCTGCTGCTCGCCCTGGGCAAGCTTTGCGCCCACGCTGGCCTGTGGGGCAAGGCGCAGTCGTACTTGGAGGCGAGCCTTTCGCTGGAGCCCTCCCACGCCGCGTACTTGGCGCTCGCGGAAATCCAGGAGCGGCTCGAACAGTCGGAGGCGGCACGGGTCGCCTACCGCCGCAGCCTGGAGCTGGCGCTCGCGCGGCTCGCCGCGCCGGCGCAACGGACCCTTTGA
- a CDS encoding CDP-6-deoxy-delta-3,4-glucoseen reductase translates to MSYQVTIKPSGHVFRCQPGETVLEAALREGFPLPYGCRNGACGACKGKVLEGAVDYGPYQAAALTEVEKQVGMALFCCARPRTDLVIESREIGAVRDIPIKTLPCRVHALERVAPDVMVMKLKLPQSERLQFLAGQYIDILLKDGKRRSFSMANPPHDDELLELHVRNHPGGAFTQHVFTTMKVKDILRFQGPLGTFFLRENSDKPIVFLASGTGFAPIKAIIEHALYTGIRRPMTLYWGNRTRSDLYLPQLPERWAREHAHFRFIPVLSEPAPGDAWSGRTGLVHRAVMEDIGDLSGYQVYACGAPAMVEAAHRDFTRECGLPEEEFFSDAFTPGEPPQPA, encoded by the coding sequence ATGTCATACCAGGTCACTATTAAGCCCAGCGGCCACGTGTTCCGCTGTCAGCCTGGCGAGACCGTGCTCGAGGCGGCGCTGCGCGAGGGTTTTCCGTTGCCCTACGGCTGCCGCAACGGCGCCTGCGGCGCCTGCAAGGGCAAGGTGCTCGAAGGCGCGGTGGACTACGGGCCTTACCAGGCGGCCGCCCTCACCGAGGTGGAAAAACAGGTGGGGATGGCCCTTTTCTGCTGCGCCCGCCCGCGGACCGACCTGGTGATCGAGTCCCGCGAAATCGGTGCCGTGCGCGACATTCCCATTAAGACCTTGCCCTGCCGTGTCCACGCGCTGGAACGCGTGGCGCCGGATGTCATGGTGATGAAGCTCAAGCTCCCCCAGAGCGAGCGCCTGCAGTTCCTGGCGGGTCAATACATCGACATCCTGCTCAAGGACGGCAAGCGGCGCAGCTTTTCCATGGCCAACCCGCCCCACGACGACGAGCTCCTGGAGTTGCACGTGCGCAACCACCCGGGCGGGGCCTTCACCCAGCACGTCTTCACCACCATGAAGGTGAAGGATATCCTGCGGTTCCAGGGACCGCTGGGCACGTTTTTCCTGCGGGAGAATTCGGACAAGCCCATCGTCTTTCTTGCCAGCGGCACCGGCTTCGCGCCCATCAAGGCCATCATCGAGCATGCACTCTACACCGGGATCAGACGGCCCATGACCCTGTACTGGGGCAACCGGACGCGTTCCGACCTGTACCTGCCGCAACTCCCCGAGCGTTGGGCACGGGAGCATGCCCATTTCCGCTTCATCCCGGTGCTCTCGGAGCCCGCGCCCGGGGACGCCTGGAGCGGGCGCACCGGCCTCGTGCATCGGGCTGTCATGGAAGATATCGGCGATCTTTCCGGCTACCAGGTCTACGCCTGCGGCGCCCCGGCGATGGTGGAGGCGGCCCATCGCGACTTCACCCGCGAGTGCGGGCTGCCGGAGGAAGAGTTCTTCTCCGACGCATTCACTCCCGGTGAGCCGCCGCAGCCGGCTTGA
- a CDS encoding NAD-dependent epimerase/dehydratase family protein, translating into MSARRPGKAVKRLLIVGCGDVGLRLAARIGSRYRLFALTHSPARHALLRARGITPLAGDLDCPRSLSRLAGIAGAVVHLAPPPGRGTRDTRTVHLLAALTKRGMLPQTLVYISTSGVYGDCGGERVPETRPLNPWTARARRRVDAERQVRAFGRRHGVRVVILRVPGIYSAERLPFQRLSARTPALVPEEDSYSNHIHAEDLAAAIAAALARGLPGRVYNVSDDSELRMGDFFDRVADRYGLPRPPRIRRSEAAARIPETLLSFMNESRRLVNKRMKRELRVELRYRTVDDALGET; encoded by the coding sequence ATGTCTGCGCGTCGGCCCGGCAAGGCAGTGAAGCGGCTGCTCATCGTCGGTTGCGGCGACGTGGGGCTGCGCCTCGCCGCGCGCATCGGCAGCCGCTACCGGCTCTTTGCCCTCACCCACAGCCCGGCGCGCCACGCGCTGCTGCGGGCGCGGGGCATCACGCCGCTCGCTGGCGACCTGGACTGCCCCCGATCTCTCTCGCGGTTGGCTGGAATCGCCGGTGCGGTGGTCCATCTTGCGCCTCCGCCGGGCCGCGGCACGCGGGATACGCGCACGGTGCACCTGCTTGCCGCGCTGACGAAGCGGGGCATGTTACCACAGACCCTGGTGTACATCAGCACGAGCGGGGTCTACGGAGATTGCGGCGGCGAGCGTGTCCCCGAAACCCGGCCGCTCAACCCCTGGACAGCGCGCGCTCGACGCCGGGTGGACGCCGAGCGGCAGGTGCGCGCCTTCGGCCGGCGTCACGGCGTGCGTGTGGTGATCCTGCGGGTGCCCGGCATCTATTCGGCGGAGCGCCTTCCCTTCCAGCGTCTGAGCGCCCGCACGCCGGCCCTGGTTCCTGAAGAGGACAGCTACAGCAACCACATCCACGCCGAGGATCTCGCTGCCGCCATTGCGGCGGCCCTCGCGCGCGGGCTTCCCGGCCGCGTGTACAACGTGAGCGACGATTCTGAGCTGCGCATGGGAGACTTCTTCGACCGCGTCGCCGATCGCTACGGCCTGCCCCGGCCGCCGCGCATCCGGCGCTCGGAAGCTGCGGCGCGCATTCCCGAGACGTTGCTCAGCTTCATGAACGAGTCACGGCGGCTTGTGAACAAGCGCATGAAACGGGAGCTGCGCGTTGAGCTGCGCTATCGCACCGTGGACGACGCCCTGGGAGAGACCTGA
- a CDS encoding FxsA family protein, with translation MRLILLLLALVAFPLLEIWGLVQLGRVMGLWLLALLAASAFLGWALIRGERRLFAARLERAHAGGDMLLSALLDSGRQFLAGALLLFPGVVSDVLALIVLVLPWKSLRSERRDEGVIEGEYRRLD, from the coding sequence ATGCGCCTTATCCTGCTCCTGCTTGCCCTCGTCGCCTTTCCCCTCCTGGAGATCTGGGGGTTGGTCCAGCTCGGGCGTGTCATGGGCCTGTGGCTGCTGGCGCTGCTCGCCGCCTCGGCCTTCCTGGGTTGGGCCTTGATCCGCGGAGAGCGGCGGCTGTTTGCCGCCCGTCTTGAACGGGCCCATGCCGGGGGAGACATGCTCTTGAGCGCTCTTTTGGACAGCGGCCGCCAGTTCCTCGCGGGGGCGCTCTTGCTGTTTCCGGGCGTGGTGAGCGACGTCCTCGCGCTCATCGTGCTCGTGCTGCCGTGGAAGAGCCTACGCTCCGAGCGACGGGACGAGGGCGTCATCGAGGGCGAATACCGCCGGCTGGACTGA
- the cutA gene encoding divalent-cation tolerance protein CutA — protein sequence MTTLLVITNLPDRDGAEKLAAELIERRVAACVNVLVGCRSVYRWKGQVEHADEFPVFIKTTADAYPHLERLIRERHPYELPEIIAVRIERGLASYLDWVVAETGEPGPA from the coding sequence ATGACCACGCTTCTCGTCATAACCAACCTTCCAGACCGGGACGGTGCGGAAAAGCTGGCCGCCGAACTTATCGAGCGGCGAGTGGCCGCCTGCGTGAACGTGCTGGTCGGCTGCCGCTCCGTCTATCGCTGGAAGGGGCAAGTGGAACACGCCGACGAATTCCCAGTGTTCATCAAGACCACCGCCGACGCCTATCCGCACCTGGAGCGGCTTATCCGCGAGCGGCACCCCTATGAACTTCCGGAGATCATCGCGGTCCGTATCGAGCGGGGCCTCGCGTCCTATCTCGATTGGGTTGTCGCTGAAACCGGCGAGCCAGGCCCCGCGTGA